The following proteins come from a genomic window of Lolium rigidum isolate FL_2022 chromosome 5, APGP_CSIRO_Lrig_0.1, whole genome shotgun sequence:
- the LOC124651928 gene encoding CBS domain-containing protein CBSX1, chloroplastic-like, with the protein MTEKEDLYVVKPSTSVDEALEMLVQHRISGFPVIDDDWKLVGVVSDYDLLALDSMAGCGLADTNTNMFPEVDSNWKTFREIQKLLSKTSGKVIGDVMTPKPLVVRETTNLDAAARLLLETKYHRLPVVDSTGKLVGMITRGNVVRAALKIKKKAEEGA; encoded by the exons ATGACAGAAAAGGAGGATCTCTACGTCGTCAAGCCATCGACTTCGGTTGATGAAG CGCTCGAGATGCTGGTGCAGCACAGGATCTCTGGTTTCCCCGTTATCGATGATGACTGGAAGTTG GTTGGCGTTGTCTCAGATTACGATCTATTAGCTCTGGACTCAATGGCAG GATGTGGACTGGCTGATACAAACACAAATATGTTTCCTGAGGTAGATAGCAATTGGAAG ACATTTCGCGAGATCCAGAAACTCTTGAGCAAAACCAGTGGAAAAGTTATTGGTGATGTTATGACCCCCAAGCCTCTTGTGGTGCGTGAAACTACTAACCTCGATGCTGCTGCAAG GTTGCTGCTTGAAACCAAATACCACAGATTACCTGTTGTTGATAGCACGGGAAAATTG GTTGGGATGATCACAAGGGGGAATGTCGTCAGAGCTGCTCTCAAAATAAAGAAGAAAGCTGAAGAAGGTGCTTAA
- the LOC124652834 gene encoding PI-PLC X domain-containing protein At5g67130: MARRSCFLLLLSLHIALLLLIPCYCQVGNSCSSARDCGVGLYCGDCAASGRKQPSCIRDLAIQPTSIVKGLPFNRYSWLVTHNSFSIVGEPSRTGVERVTFYNQEDTVTNQLRNGVRGLMLDMYDFGGDVWLCHSLQGKCYNFTAFEPAIDTLKEVEAFLSENPTEIVTIFIEDYVHSPMGLSKLFTAADLMKYWYPISEMPTSGQDWPSVTDMAAKNHRLLVFTSDASKEATEGIAYQWSYLLENESGDPGIEPGSCPNRKESQPLNARSASLILQNYFPTIPVQSEACKENSVGLPQMVQTCYAAAGNRIPNFIALNFYMRSDGGGVFDVQDRINGLTLCGCNSIAACQAGAPAGACKNTGAPNTGAPNRTTSSSSINGNVISGTIEFKSPASRTSSTSTWRNFVVSLSLVLILKAF; encoded by the exons ATGGCGCGCCgctcctgcttcctccttctcctctcgcTCCACATCGCGCTGCTGCTGCTCATCCCCTGCTACTGCCAG GTCGGCAATTCGTGCTCGTCGGCCCGCGACTGCGGGGTGGGCCTTTACTGCGGCGATTGCGCCGCCTCCGGCAGGAAGCAGCCGTCCTGCATCAGGGACCTGGCCATCCAGCCCACCTCCATC GTGAAGGGGCTGCCCTTTAACAGGTACTCATGGCTGGTGACCCATAACTCATTCTCCATTGTCGGCGAGCCGTCCCGCACTGGGGTCGAGAGGGTTACATTTTACAACCAGGAAGACACTGTCACCAACCAGCTCAGG AATGGAGTGAGGGGATTGATGCTGGATATGTATGACTTTGGCGGTGACGTCTGGCTCTGCCACTCTTTGCAAGGGAAATGCTACAACTTCACCGCTTTT GAACCAGCAATTGACACGTTGAAAGAGGTTGAAGCATTTCTATCTGAGAACCCCACAGAGATAGTCACGATATTCATCGAGGATTACGTCCATTCACCGATGGGATTAAGCAAACTGTTTACTGCTGCTGACTTGATGAAGTACTGGTACCCTATATCAGAAATGCCAACTAGTGGCCAGGACTGGCCAAGCGTTACAGATATGGCTGCAAAGAACCACAGGTTGCTAGTGTTCACTTCCGATGCTTCAAAGGAGGCTACTGAAGGAATAGCTTACCAGTGGAGCTATTTGCTGGAGAATGAAT CTGGAGATCCAGGTATCGAGCCTGGCTCTTGCCCAAACAGAAAGGAATCCCAGCCACTAAATGCAAGATCTGCATCTCTGATTCTGCAAAATTACTTCCCAACAATTCCTGTTCAGAGTGAAGCATGCAAAGAGAATTCTGTTGGACTACCACAGATGGTCCAAACATGTTATGCTGCAGCTGGAAATAGAATCCCGAACTTTATAGCTTTGAATTTTTACATG CGAAGCGATGGTGGTGGTGTTTTTGATGTTCAAGACAGAATCAATGGCCTCACGCTCTGTGGTTGCAACAGCATTGCAGCCTGCCAG GCTGGGGCACCAGCGGGTGCATGCAAGAACACTGGAGCACCAAATACTGGAGCACCGAATCGAACCACCTCTTCCTCTTCTATAAATGGAAACGTGATTTCAGGAACTATAGAATTCAAATCGCCTGCTTCAAGGACCAGCAGCACTTCCACCTGGAGGAACTTTGTTGTTTCGCTAAGTCTGGTGTTGATTCTTAAGGCGTTTTGA